A part of Ammospiza caudacuta isolate bAmmCau1 chromosome 7, bAmmCau1.pri, whole genome shotgun sequence genomic DNA contains:
- the CENPL gene encoding centromere protein L, which produces MAEEAPEDGAARTLPSLRRLSRALPFGRSHGRLIVPALCSQEKADPQKTAFLLRKAWTLYSVTPLYGFRRARLRDYARLLGAFIAAEKQKGLAVEVGVELDIKVALSSLADIRGSELDQAALLVQLSSRSQSSSRNSEDKPVWLGWFCSVFGDELSESVPEHFTCLPLFLSHGAESYTALVGSWFQKTFDCCFRRLAISPLNLSWMVAMWAGCKLDRAASAVELVFSVPRLAQPLDISYAIHPEDAKALWDTVQKTPGEITHEEVDVFMDCLYAHFHRHFKIHLSAAKLVKISTAIASAHCDGIVKILHSQYLPGVLMLLTELAISQIQ; this is translated from the exons ATGGCGGAGGAAGCGCCCGAGGACGGCGCGGCGCGgaccctgcccagcctcaggcGGCTCTCCCGGGCTCTGCCCTTCGGACGGAGCCATGGCCGCCTCATTGTGCCAGCGCTGTGCTCTCAG GAAAAGGCTGACCCGCAGAAAACAGCGTTCCTGCTGCGGAAAGCCTGGACGCTGTACAGCGTGACCCCTCTGTACGGCTTCCGCCGCGCCCGCCTCAGGGACTACGCGCGGCTGCTGGGCGCCTTCATCGCCGCCGAGAAGCAGAAGGGGCTGGCGGTGGAGGTGGGCGTCGAGCTGGACATCAAGGTGGCCCTGTCCAGCCTTGCCGACATCAGGGGCAGCGAGCTGGACCAGGCTGCCCTCCTCGTGCAG CTCTCCTCGAGGTCACAAAGCTCCTCCAGGAACTCTGAGGACAAACCCGTGTGGTTGGGCTGGTTCTGCTCCGTGTTTGGAGACGAGCTTTCCGAGAGCGTGCCCGAGCACTTCACCTGCCTGCCCCTGTTCCTGAGCCACGGCGCCGAGAGCTACACGGCCCTGGTGGGCAGCTGGTTCCAGAAGACTTTCGACTGCTGCTTCCGCCGCCTGGCCATCAGCCCCCTGAACCTCAGCTGGATGGTGGCCATGTGGGCTGGCTGCAAGCTGgacagagctgcctctgccGTGGAACTCGTCTTCTCCGTGCCCCGCCTGGCGCAGCCGCTGGATATTTCCTACGCCATCCACCCAGAGGATGCCAAAGCTCTGTGGGACACGGTGCAAAAAACGCCGGGAGAGATCACCCACGAGGAGGTGGATGTCTTCATGGACTGCCTCTATGCTCACTTCCACAGGCACTTCAAGATCCACTTGTCAGCTGCAAAGCTGGTGAAGATTTCCACAGCCATTGCCTCGGCACACTGTGATGGGATTGTAAAG attcTACACAGCCAGTACCTGCCTGGAGTGCTGATGCTACTGACTGAACTTGCAATCTCTCAGATACAGTGA